Sequence from the Platichthys flesus chromosome 2, fPlaFle2.1, whole genome shotgun sequence genome:
tggttagtgcaatagggaagtgcaatgttggcacaatttttttctgtaatttcaattgcacttgttttaataaataaataaatacagattttaaaagcatacatgatctgtgtaaatatattattactcagtgatcaaaaggactcgaaaagactcgaaactcaaactgcaggacttggacttgacttgagacttgtcagtcttgactttggacttgactcgggacttgcctgtcttgacttgggacttgactcgggacttgagggcaaagacttgagacttacttgggacttgcaaaaaaatgacttggtcccacctctggtcATCACTATCTGACTTGGCAGTAGATAATATTCTTTAAACAGTTTCTGTGTGCTGGTATTTGAAACAATCAAAACTCTACTGTTTAATTCCTTCATAAGAAGCACCAAAATCCACCTGGGACAAATGAAGTAAACTAGTGCTAGGACAATAGGGCTATTAATGGAATAGTTGATTCAGAGAAAATGAagtaacaacatttttttttttcaggtcagCATCGTGGCCATGCAGCGAGGGGAGCAGCTGATGCCTTTTAAAACCAAGTCAGGAGACACGCTGGAGATCCTGTACCTGGAGGATCTCTCTGCAGAGGTCACTGTGGACTCCCTTCTTCACTGCTATTgttctggaaaaaaaatgtcctaTGTTGGTTAAGTGTGTGGTTCTCCAACACGCGGTCTTGATGCAGTTCTTTCGTTGTCTCCAGGAAATCTTTTCGAAAGAGCACCAGCACAACAGTTTGAAGACTTGGGGTCTCAGGGCTGCAGGATGGGCCCTCATGTTCCTCAGTATTCAGTTGACCATGCGCATCATCTACACACTGGGTAAACTAATACTGCAGCACTGTCAATGATCATTGAAttcatgtctgtgtctgtccttcATGTTCCTGTGTCTTGTGCCTGCAGTGGACTGGGTTCCTGTTCTCAGAGAGCTGGTGTCCGTGGGGCTGAAGATCTTtgccctgtgtgtctcctgctctTTGTCTCTTCTCACCATCGGAGTAGGTTGGTTTTTTTACCGACCATTAGTGGCAGTGGCTCTGGGAGCGCTGGCTCTGGTCCCAGTGTTTCTTGCCCGCTCAGGACTTCTTACCAAGAAGAACAACTGACTCTTGAGGTGATGATTATCACAGCACTTCCTGATCCCTTGAAACGCGACGGTACTGAGGCAAACTGCATAGGATGGACTTCTTGGgttaaacaaaccaaaaatgtatCTAGTGTTCTAATGTATTAGAAAATGTCAGTCCCCCATTGTCTCAGGCTGATATTAAAAGAGATCACCTGGACCACTTCCTGTCCGACACAAGCTGTTAGGCGTTGCCTTTTAGTTATATTGTTATCAGTTGTGGTCTTTCAGTATTTCATCCACTCATAAAGTTCCTCAGCGTGATCTTCTACAACATAAAATCACTGCAGTGTGATTGTAACTTTAAAGACCCAGTCGTCAGTTTGTTAGGTACACTGAGTGGAACTGTACTCTCATACAGAACATTTCATGAAGGTAGGACATGCTTTAGGGCTGTTGGTGCTGGATTGTATTCGTTTTAGCttggtgtacctaataaactgcttCACTTGTTTCCTTATGCAATATGTTATACTTCATGTCCATTATATTATACTTTTCGCATTGTCAGAGATTTGTTCTGCAgttgaaaacacaatttacatatttttcatttgtgatGAATGTCACTTTCTGATCTAATTTCGGCACCAAAGTTGGGATCTGCTATTTTGATTTCTAGTTTGTATTAAGCATGTGTTGAATAAATTCCTTCTGAGTcctgttttctattgttttttgctaaatgtcagtttttttaACTTAACTCTGTACGAATGATCTGTGGAGAAAGGTATTTACTCCCATGTATGCCTAGTGAATATTATAGAAGTGACACTAGATCTGATTGTGTTGCAAGTCGATTTAGCGCAGCAGCACACAAGCTAAGAAGTTAAAACTTGAACAATAAGGACTTATCACAGAAATATCAGTAGTGGTATATGAAACAACCAGTAACTAACTTAAAGCTGAAGAGCATACTGCcattattacctctgccaaggtggTTGTCTTTTCACCCATCGGTTGGTTTGTATAGGATGTGGTATAGGTTAGGGAAGAACCACTTAAATCTTGGGGcagatctttttcttttctttctctaacaTTGCTATAACATCGTGGCTCTTGATGGAACAAAAATCAAtaatatatatctatctataggGACCTGATGAGTGACATTCTGTTTGTAAACTGATCACTTTGTCCACCCGAGAGCACtgaaaagaaatgttaaatcaCTCAATACATATTCTGGTCTTAAGGATCAGTACAGATATTTCCCATCTTGAATGAGACATTGGAGAACATCCTCAAAACTCCTATACAAACATCAGGCTGTGTAGGTGAGATTGTCGTGGGGGCTATGGCTGAGCGGTAGAGCGATCCCCTCCAACCGGAAGGTCGACAGCTCGAATCCGAGCCAATGCCAAAGCGTCCATGGGCAAcactgaaccccgaatggcccctcACAGGCACTAATCACATCAGGCACTAATTtgaagtcgctttggataaaggcatcagctaaatgacatgtaatgtattaATCCAAAATTTCCACAAGTCTCCTTGAGCTTTCGGTGCAGTTTACACAGGACTGTGATGCCAAATCCGAAATACATACTGACAGTCTCCAATTACATGTGCATGGTTGTGACATCTTGCCTGCACCAATTTGCATTGTATTTCTGAGCTGGACCATAATTCATCAGGTGTCTAAGTGTCGATGATTAAACAAACAGGTAATGCAAATAATCAAGATTCTTACAAAGAAATTTATTACACAAAACACTAAGtttccatttgtgtttttcacaaaatgaGTTTCCAGTCTCAATGTGCATGTGATCATACTGCACAAAGGATTCGTATATGAAGCGCACAGAATTTTCAACTTCATGTGTGCATCCGTTTGTTGGATTAATTAAAAGGACTAAGGGTCACAGTGTACAGGTACTTCACCCTAGTTGGCTGTGGAAACATTCCTCAGATCAGCAGGCGGGGCTTAAGCACTTAACTGTAGTTGGCAGATATGACACAGCAGCTCCTTGGCTGACCTCTTTGATTACATGCCGATAAAGGAGGTGTCGGTTATGGCAAATTTACTAATTTTTAAGTACAAAAAAGTAGTTTTCCATTACCTCGAAATTGAATACTGACAGAACCTGACTACATTTGcttaagacaaaaaaaagtaaaagcattaCACCTTTAGTAAAAACTGGGGAGAACAGtcttttgtgtgggtgtgtttggggggtgggggggggggggggggtaggctTGACCTAATGCTCCTTCTTTCCCCCAGTAGAAAGCAGTCCTCGTGCCCTCGTTTACAGTAGGACACATTTATTGCTCTTCTTTCCCCGCCTGGCCTGTAGCGCAGCCCTGGTGGCCATCTCAAAGACTTCCCTCACGCCATCCTTTGTTTTTGCCGAACACTCCATGTATCCGAAGGCACTAATCCTGTTGGCCATGTCCCGACCATCCTCGGGTTTCACAGGTTCCTACAGAAAAGGTCAAGAGGAGTTTTAGGACACATGCATTCATCAGTTGGAGAGTGTTAATGTGTCTTTGAGCTCTACACTTTTACCTGCTTCATTTTGGCAAGCTCCCTCCGGGTGTGTTCATCGTTACGCAGGTCCTTTTTGTTTCCCACCAGTATAATGGGAACGTTAGGGCAGAAGTGTTTCACCTCAGGGGTCCACTTCTCAGGGATGTTCTCTGAATGATGGGACAAAAGACAACACCAGTCAGTGACAcaactaatgattattttcaataAACTTGAACTATTTTGTTAACGTAATCAATTTATTTGGCCTGTGAAACACTAAAAACTGTTCAAAACACCCATCACAATTTAATAACTGCAGGTGTAGGCCCTTTTTTACCCTGAGCAAAAAATCCTCGGCCACTAGATGGAGACATTGAGCAGGATGCAGTTTATCCGTCAGTTATGTGAAAAATGCCTTGACAACCGAATACAGTTGAGAAGGGAGCTACTAGATGTGACTCAATCACTAGAGGAGGAGGGTACCACTATAATTCTCCATCGTACAACATGTCTGTCAAGGTTTTCTCTTCATGACTGATTCTTAACATGAAATCATTGGAGCCTCGCTAAATCTCTAATTGGTCTCATCTGTTGTATGTTTTCTCTACTCATTATTAAACGAGATTCCAGTTAACCGAATCGATTTTCAAATCATGGCAATGCTTCCtaatttgttttttcagaaTTTAATTGAATTCACAAGAAGAGCATAATGTGTcataaacattaaacacacGATGGAGGTCTTTATTATTACTTACCAAGACTGTCAGGACTGTCAATGGAGAAGCACATGAGAATGACATCAGTGTCCGGATAAGAAAGCGGACGCAGTCTGTCGTAGTCTTCTTGACCTGCTGTATCCCAGAGTGCTAATTCCACCtgtcacaacacacaacaataaatcaaacacacaaaaccagatCTTTTATTCAGGATATTATTGATCAACAGGTTTGACATTGAACAGACATAATTATCTACACTTCTAACTGGTATTCAAAAACTCACAGGGCCTTTTCAGCTGTAGTTACTTTGCCTGAAGTAACTACAGACCATATCACTCCCTTAGTAATATGGTCTTTCAGTGCCTATTTAACCTTGTTATTAAGGACATCAGGATCTGGAAGAAGTTTTATAACTGAAATAAATATAGATAAGGATAAAAcctgaaaaattataaatcGATGTTTTTGTGGCTTATATTAAGTATTCAAATTATCATTGAGACAATTCCATCTGTTGATATATCACTGTTTAACGACGGCAgtaaaatgtaactttaaagCCTTCGAAAGATGGTGTAATCACAGATGAGGAGTGTGTAGTATGACACAAAAAGTTTATATCTAGAAAAAATCTATCCAGGGCACTCTGGGATCATTTATAGGAAGTACCGTTATATCACACTATagcttttttcagacatgacatcCGCTAAAGTGTATCTTGACAGTTGGCTTTCaaatatgaagaatgcagcaggagatagtCTGGGACACACGTGTTCACAACGACAGGGAAATGTCAGCATCCGAGTAGAGCGTGCAGGAGGCAGTACACAAcaagagctgctttcagacatgcacctaCCTCCGGGAATAATCTGCATACACTGCATTTGTGGACGCAAATTCTCTGACACTCTCTGCCAGGCCCATTAGTATAAAGCAGAGAATCCGATGTAGgatcacagcaggagatccttcACCCCCCTTGATTCAGGTGAGCGAGTGGGGTGTTAATGCGGTTCTACCACTCGCCAGacgtaaaaagtaaaaaatagtaAATGTATCTCCGGGTTAAAAAGCAGAGCCACACACGTTGCAgatgtgctgcaaacaaaagcgtgtgatctctgcagtggaaataacccgttacatcctgcctctaTCTGCTGAACCACCCCTCACCAAATCCTGCGGAcaatttgttgctgttgtgaacgcgtctgagcaGAGAGCCTCCTGCTGTGTCGTGCATGCGTGAAAGGCAAAGGGCAGAGAAAGTCCCGACCCAGTTCTCTGGAGTTTAAATTAGTGGGTTTGTTCACAGTACATTAACGCCAGGCTCTATCACCAGAAGCTTTGTAAATTGGTTGTCTTTcgcaagttgacatctttgtctgtgtcataTATGTGTATGGCAGctctttttcattctgagatattttgaccttttttgtttgtttttcaaattatgttttgcATCTGTCGTGTGTTAGAAATGTTATCAACACGCCCAGTAGCTTGCTGTGAATTTGGCTGACATTTTCCTACTGCTCTCTCACACGGGCTCACTGCAGTTTCCTGGAAGTTTTACTGGAGGCCTGGCAGTAAAAAGTTCTGGATAGTGTGCAGATCAACTGACAAGAGAtcattgcatgtctgaaagcagtttatgTTCCAGTGATAACTCATGATTCAAACACATGATAAATCGGATCTGCTGCTGTCATCATACTCAGGTGCCCGGTTACACACCACAGATTCTGGTCAAACAATTCTTACCTGTTTGCTGTCAACTTCAATGTCAGCCACGTAGTTCTCAAACACGGTGGGCACGTACACCTCTGGAAACTGGTCCTTGCTGAACACGATCAGCAGACAGGTCTTCCCACAGGCTCCATCTCCCACTATGACCAGCTTTTTCCTGATCGCTGCCATCGCTGCAGACAAGACACCGAAACCAACCAGGGTTACGACGCGAGAACACTTTATCTTTAACAACAGGGAGGGTCATGTTTTATTGCATTCGGACATTATGCAACCACCGCCACAGCCCCGGTGAGAACCGATGAGCAGCAGTAACCTTCAGCTGTGTTGACACAACGCCGGAGTCGTCTGAAACCAACACCCGGGGCTAACTATTTAGCATTCAGCGTCAGGACTGTTTACACTCCACCAGTCAGCTGTATAGTGTGTTCTATACAAGGGGGGACACATGGACGTCATGAAAGGGCACAGACCTCACAGGTCTTTGGTTGATTTGAGATGTTAAGTGGGAGTAGGAACCTTCTTCTACGATTATACATTTCCGCTCCAGTGTTTCTGACCCACCCAACAATCAAGCTCGACTAATTTCCCCTCGAAACATTTCTCATTCACCACCATTATTTCCCCAACTACACGAACACTGGGATCAACACACTGACagtggaaacagacacacaactgagaaTCACTGCTGTGTCGACTGACCCAGATTTTAACGAGCAGGAACATCCTCTGTTTACAAGAGATTCGGTGCTAGCTGGTGATGCTAACAGCTACCGTTAGCTAGAAACGCGGCTAACGCGCTAAGTTTACGTCTTGATGAATCTCTTTGAATGTGATATCATGGATatgagacatttacagtacGATGCTCATAACACAGCAGCGTTCGTGGCTCTCGTGTGGCCACTCGGCAAAAGCCTCGCTTTTTCCTTTCACTAACAAACCGGTGCAGCTAGCTAGCTAGACTTAGCTAGCATAACGGAAGTCAATGCGACTTTATCGGTTCGTTAGCTTAGCCACCCAATATCGGAAGAAAATATAAGTTTactgaatacattttacaaTGGTGTTGCTTATTAAACTATTTGATGACCAAGTGAAGGTCCACTCTCCGTGTTAATGTTCAACTCTCACCTGCTGATGGTTTTAAAATGAATCCAAACGGTCTCCAAGTGGTGCTTTGTTGGCCTCCTCGCCGCGGCTGCTGGAGGAAGTGATTCAGGGGCGGGGAGAGGAAAACAGTGCCCCGCTGTACAAACAGTACAACAGCAcagaataataacaacaacaacaatactacttctaataataataataatcacaataataataaccatatctgttgttattattgttattattatcatacaCCCTTGCAAAGAAGTCCAGCTCTTCAAAATGTTCGCGAAAGCATCATGAACGTCTCACATTTTAGAATTGTTTTGGTGCTATTATTGCTCAACAGATTAATGCAAtagaaatacagttttattatttatttcattctattATTAATTTACTATTGTTATTTGAATTGGTCAAATGTGGAAATCTGTAAAACAAATCAAGCTTTTGGGGATTTTGACTTCAACATCAAACACAAAATTTGAGGTcaatctaataataatattgtaaaCCTTAATATCCTCACAAAGGCAATTGTTGACCTTAACTCGGAAACCAGTTTTCAACTCTTCATAAAGTATGTGTAGGTAATCTTCCGGCCGCCATTGGGACTAGGCCATTTTGAGCCAGACCCATATGGGGGCACCATAAATGCCCAAAATATGTAACTCAAAACTGGCCCAAAAGCTTGTCACCAAATGGTGTACACCCTCTGTAGCCAGGAATAAACCAACTATGATGTTTCATATAAAGAGTAATCAATCTGTTATTTTATATCAAGCAACAGAAAATTGGCACAGTACCTTCATGTGCAAATGCTTCACACAAAATATGATCTGAACTGGCCGGACAATATCTGGTGTGCAGCTTCCAGACATGGAGATACACATTCCTATCACAACTGAGAAAGATTAGTCGTAAAACAACCAAAATATAACCAAGGCTAATGTAAGTATAAGGCTGTCGAATAATTGGAGAACAGTGCTTGCAATATTGTGCAGATACTTTTGAAATGGTCACTTACTGAAGTACTGTACtaaagtaaacatttttaagTAACCATGGCATAGAATGTAAAAGACGATGGAAGACTCATCTGCACTATCCAGACATGAAGCCATAACATCTGGGACAGGAACGTTGCAATCTCCTGCATTTGGAAGCAAGTCTGCGCAGTAGGAATCAGGGATGGAACCACAGTTTTGAGCTCTTGCAGATacatgtgctcgaccaatcatcagtcagtctcagctgtcaagcCTGACGTTTCACTAATTACtatttttttccatcaaataATTGATAACAACCAAAGTTACCAGATACATGAACAAATATCAGAACTAACTAAACTGACACAACAAATATTTGAGAAAGATGTGACGtccattttactttttagtttggtccatgtcccatcaactaacatggagaaggtgggATTTATGATATGTGTCGAGCCAGCCACCAGTTGGCGATTGAGACagtttggcttcacctttggggAGATAAATGGACCTAAATGAGCAGCTTGGCCCTGTTCCTCGCATTCTTTGTGCTCTGCATTATTTCAAGAGTGATACGAGGGCTCCGACTTTATGTTTACTCATTGATTAGTAATTTGATGACGGGGTCATcagataataatattaatatgtaCCATGTAGGCACAACGGTCCTTTGTTTGCAAAAAACGTATTTTTGCTTTTCATAGAAGAAAAACCAGCAGTGTCACTAACTACATTAACAGCGGCTCTGTTCTGCTCAAGTGCCCCAATGAGACATGACAGTGAACCAGCAGGCACAATACCAGGAAAATGAAGCCGAGGCAGTTAAATGGAACTCAGCCGACATTAATCTCATTATTTATGCCTGTTCCTCTCCTGCTGTGACATGTCAAAGTATcctatgtaaaaaaaaagccttATTAACAAACCCCCTCATCATGTCAGCTGATACTGTACatcaagaaaacatgttaaataggACAAACCAGGGCTGATATTGTTCTTTAGTGCAGCTAATGAGCATGAGATTAGCATTAACAACATTCAGTGTACCAGGGTAGTTGACTTGTTTCTTATTTTGCCATGTGAGATATTTCTGCATAAATaaactcaaatgttattcttcCTCTACACTTCCTTTTAGGGGGACACTTTTAGTCCACATTTAGTCTTTTTCATTCCAGATGGAGATTGTAATGAGAAAAGGGTTCAGATTATGCTGCTGATTAAATAAACGCATACTGAGAAATGATTTAAACACTCCTGATGGGCTGAGAATAGAAACAGTCAGGGAGACTGTTTCTATTCTCAGTCGGTGCAGCAGTGTATTAATAACTACAGCTCTCACTCTAATCCCGATAAGAGGCTTTCTCAGCATTGCTCACTTCCACCTCGTGGAAACCAACTCAGCCATGTTTCCATGAAAAAAGTCACATTGAAACTTCCCATTCATGTGTACGTTTGATTGGCAGGTCAACGATGAGAACAAAAAACACTcaaaggggaaaaagaaaaaaaagaggtttgCTTCTCTGAAATCGACAGGCATGTAGGATCCTCCTCTGACAATAACACCAGTGTGTTGACAGATGGCCACTGCTACCTAATAACAGTTTTTCACGAACTATTCAATTTGATCTGTTTAGCAACAAATTATAGTAGACAacatctcaaggcactttacatagactTTAAGAAtaatagagaaacccaacagtccccacaatgagcaagcacTTTGGTGATGTGGACAGAAAAAACTCCAGCAGATCCAGACTCgatgtgggcggccatctgccttcACCTCTaggggtgagcagagaaaaatggggaggagaggagagagggttgGAAAAGAGGttagagaagagaaagagagataaaggggggggggggggagagagagagagagagagagacaccagaAACAGCATCAGGTCTCAACTCTGACTAGTTGTTATAATGTAAACAATAAGCGTGAACAGCCTTTTGATTTTAATTCTGGTAATGATATTGGAAGGAAGTGTGTTTCCTCTAATGGAGGATCTCTGTCATGGCTGCTGGTGCAATGTGGGAACTTTGGCCGACAACAGGACCATCAGCCAAGTACCTTCACATTCTTGCAGCAGCTCAGAAAATAGGCCGAGGAGCATGAAGGACAGGAGAAGATGGAAGCGGCTGGTTGTCTGTAAGGATGCCCGACTTAAGTACATCGCCAAAGTTAAATGGTGGCTCTAAGAAGTCTGGATTTTCATTAAGAATCCAATCTAAAATCCTCCCAGGTCTCATCTGCAGCCTGAGGAGGGGCTTGTCTGATAGGTCAGATTGAGGTCATTGCGGGTGGAGGGAGCACGGGGAGGGAGGACGTgagtgcagacacacaggaagacTGGTGCAATAGAGGAACTCTAATAGACAAAGTGATGAGGACGCAGACAGTATAGGAAGGGACAGACAACAGCTAACACACAGgtagcaggaggaggaaaatacATATGACATATGATTTTGTACAGAGAAAATACAGAATACCAGGGAGCAGATTATCGAAAACGAGTTAGAAGTTCCAGTGGACATCATGGACGACAGGTGAACAGGTGTGTCAGGAAACAGGAACTATATACAGGGCCATCTAGTGGGCAGAGGGAGTATGACAGAAACCCCCAACAATATGTTCAAGCTACCCATTCATACCAGCAGTGAAAACACTCTGGAtaacaagaggaaacatttcTGAAATTGATTCTCGGAAATCCACAGGCCTGTTTGATCCTCTTCGGAGAAGAACCAGCTTGATAACCAGATGTCACTTAATTCTCGTCATCCTCTGATCTTCATTGtggttatgatttttttttttttaaagcttgtaTGCTTTTACTTCTAGTGATGGGAGATATCTGCTTTTTCGAAAGATACAGGACATGAAAGAAACGCAAAACACACACTAtacatcttttttatttgatcttttacAATGACTGTGTCAGTGGACTCTGAACG
This genomic interval carries:
- the LOC133966870 gene encoding rho-related GTP-binding protein RhoA-B; amino-acid sequence: MAAIRKKLVIVGDGACGKTCLLIVFSKDQFPEVYVPTVFENYVADIEVDSKQVELALWDTAGQEDYDRLRPLSYPDTDVILMCFSIDSPDSLENIPEKWTPEVKHFCPNVPIILVGNKKDLRNDEHTRRELAKMKQEPVKPEDGRDMANRISAFGYMECSAKTKDGVREVFEMATRAALQARRGKKSNKCVLL